In Helianthus annuus cultivar XRQ/B chromosome 3, HanXRQr2.0-SUNRISE, whole genome shotgun sequence, a single window of DNA contains:
- the LOC110929941 gene encoding protein FAR1-RELATED SEQUENCE 7, translated as MSKLDLDNTMTVRAKSRMQPRVGLEFDSAEAAQAYYTSYAAQAGFRIRIGQLYRSRVDGSIMSRRYVCSQEGFQTPMRTGCPAFIRVQKDDSGKWVLATMKTEHNHDLYFSGEISPPIIQQKALPDPKPISAVSSRTTGIRSLEDDDLSGDNHNIDLKRLKQEEIESKFEPRVEPFTGLEFTSASEAYKFYNIYAANMGFKVRIGQLFRSKNDGSITSRRFVCSKEGHQHPSRVGCGAYMRIQRQGTARWVVDRLSKEHNHELDSPYDTNQINSKSFKEELMENLDLHETNGGFSLVKRDRGSGIGIGTQWYNVLLEYFQTRQSEDTGFFYATEVDDNGRCMSVFWADGRSRFSCTQFGDAIVFDTSYRRSSYTVPLASFVGVNHHRQPVLLGCALISDESEESFTWVFQAWARAMSGKRPVSIIADQDKPVQNAIAQVFPGTHHRFSPSQILAKERENLGPLRSMEEFKIEYESCVSQSQTASEFNSAWGVLIAKYNLEENTWLNEMYEMRKSWVPLYIRGTFFAGIPVDGDLKSYFGTFLTPEVPLTEFLTRYTKAIEHNREEERNEDSNSFDLQPVLHTKDPLEEQCSRLYTITVFKAFQQELLESYNYVGIKINMEGTVSRYLVQRCGNGDERNTVAFNASNLNISCSCRMFEFEGILCRHALKVFQVMNVKEVPSSYILHRWTKNAKYGIIRDVESVGGSKDLKALMVWSLREEACSYIDAGSASIERYKLAFEILQEGRRNLCWQN; from the coding sequence ATGAGTAAACTAGATCTAGACAACACCATGACTGTAAGAGCAAAATCTAGAATGCAGCCACGTGTAGGGTTAGAATTTGATTCAGCAGAAGCAGCCCAAGCATACTATACGTCGTACGCAGCTCAAGCCGGATTCAGAATCAGAATCGGTCAACTTTACAGATCGAGAGTTGACGGGTCAATTATGTCAAGAAGATACGTTTGTTCACAAGAAGGCTTTCAAACTCCTATGAGAACAGGCTGTCCAGCTTTCATAAGAGTACAAAAGGACGATTCTGGAAAATGGGTTCTAGCAACCATGAAAACCGAACACAATCATGATCTTTATTTTTCGGGTGAAATTTCTCCCCCAATTATTCAACAAAAAGCCCTTCCCGACCCAAAACCGATATCCGCTGTGTCATCAAGAACCACCGGAATCAGATCACTTGAAGATGATGACCTGTCTGGTGATAACCATAATATCGATCTTAAACGGCTCAAACAGGAAGAAATTGAATCCAAATTCGAACCCAGAGTTGAACCGTTCACGGGTCTTGAGTTCACATCTGCTAGTGAAGCTTACAAATTCTACAACATTTATGCAGCTAACATGGGTTTCAAAGTTCGAATTGGTCAGTTATTTCGTTCGAAAAACGACGGGTCGATAACTTCTAGACGATTCGTGTGCTCAAAAGAAGGCCATCAACACCCTTCAAGGGTCGGGTGTGGAGCATATATGAGAATACAGAGACAAGGAACCGCTCGATGGGTTGTTGACCGTTTATCGAAAGAACACAACCATGAACTCGACTCACCGTATGACACAAATCAGATAAATAGTAAATCTTTTAAGGAGGAATTAATGGAAAATCTGGATTTACATGAAACAAACGGTGGTTTTAGTTTAGTTAAAAGAGATAGAGGAAGCGGAATCGGAATCGGAACTCAGTGGTATAACGTACTTCTAGAATATTTTCAAACCCGTCAATCTGAAGATACCGGCTTTTTTTACGCAACAGAAGTCGATGATAACGGGAGATGCATGAGTGTCTTTTGGGCCGATGGACGGTCAAGATTCTCTTGCACTCAATTTGGTGATGCAATCGTTTTCGATACATCATACAGGAGATCGAGTTACACCGTACCGCTCGCTTCGTTTGTCGGTGTGAATCACCATAGACAACCCGTGCTGTTAGGATGTGCGCTAATATCAGATgaatcagaagagtcgtttacaTGGGTTTTCCAAGCGTGGGCCCGGGCCATGTCTGGAAAACGACCCGTTTCCATCATCGCCGATCAAGACAAACCCGTTCAGAATGCGATCGCACAAGTTTTCCCGGGAACACATCATCGATTCTCCCCGTCGCAGATTCTTGCTAAAGAACGTGAAAATCTCGGGCCGTTACGGTCCATGGAGGAATTCAAAATCGAATACGAAAGTTGCGTTTCGCAAAGCCAAACCGCCAGTGAATTCAATTCTGCGTGGGGTGTGCTTATCGCTAAATATAATTTAGAGGAAAACACGTGGTTAAATGAAATGTACGAAATGAGAAAAAGCTGGGTCCCACTGTATATACGGGGTACGTTTTTCGCTGGCATCCCGGTAGACGGGGATTTGAAATCGTATTTTGGAACTTTTCTAACACCCGAAGTACCACTTACCGAATTCCTAACACGTTATACAAAAGCTATCGAACATAACCGTGAAGAAGAACGAAACGAAGATTCCAACTCATTCGATTTACAACCCGTTCTTCATACAAAAGACCCGTTAGAGGAACAATGTAGCCGGCTATACACCATAACCGTATTCAAAGCATTCCAACAAGAGCTTCTAGAAAGTTACAACTACGTTGGAATAAAGATAAACATGGAAGGCACGGTTAGCCGATATTTAGTTCAAAGATGTGGGAACGGAGATGAACGAAACACGGTTGCATTTAACGCTTCGAATCTTAATATCAGTTGCAGCTGCAGGATGTTTGAGTTTGAGGGTATTCTATGTCGGCACGCGTTAAAAGTTTTCCAAGTTATGAACGTAAAAGAAGTCCCGTCCAGTTACATTTTGCACAGGTGGACTAAAAATGCGAAATATGGAATTATTCGGGACGTCGAGTCTGTTGGCGGGTCTAAAGATTTGAAGGCGTTGATGGTATGGAGTTTAAGGGAAGAAGCTTGTAGCTATATTGATGCAGGTTCAGCTTCTATAGAAAGATACAAATTGGCTTTCGAGATATTGCAGGAAGGCAGGCGTAATCTCTGCTGGCAAAATTGA
- the LOC110929942 gene encoding F-box/LRR-repeat protein 4, with the protein MKGHDLINSTLPDELILEILRNLDSKSTRDACSLVCRRWLTLDRFSRDTIRIGASGSPDALVHLLARRFPNVTNVYIDERLSVSLPVDFGRRRNASHSSPSWLRLHFVSERSEVGASESDSYCISDAGLTAVADGFSKLEKLSLIWCSNATSAGLRSLAEKCRFLKSLDLQGCYVGDQGLVAIGKYCKQLEVLNLRFCEGLTDTGLVELALGCGKTLKWLGVAACAKITDISLEAVGSHCRSLETLSLDSEFVQNEGVLAVAKGCSLLKNLSLQCINVTDEALTAVGVFCLSLESLALFSFQRFTDKSLCAIGKGCKKLKSLMLSDCYFLSDKGLEAVAAGCSELAHLEVNGCHNIGTYGLESIGRSCMRLKELALLYCQKVGDEALSEIGKGCKYLEALHLVDCSIIGDDAIYSIATGCRNLKRLHIRRCYEVGSMGIIAVGNNCKYLTDLSIRFCDRVGDEALVAIGQGCPFLRHLNVSGCHQIGDNGIIAIARGCPQLSYLDVSVLQNLRDIALAEVGEGCPLLKDIVLSHCRQITDVGLDHLVKRCKLLESCHMVYCPGITSAGVATVISVCTNMKKVLIEKAKVSERTQRRAGSVISYLCVDL; encoded by the exons ATGAAAGGCCACGATCTCATCAATTCCACGCTACCAGACGAGCTGATCCTCGAAATCCTCCGCAATCTCGATTCCAAATCCACCAGGGACGCATGCTCTCTCGTCTGCCGCCGTTGGTTGACTCTCGACCGCTTCAGCCGCGACACCATCCGCATCGGAGCCTCCGGCAGCCCCGACGCACTCGTTCACCTCCTCGCTCGCCGCTTCCCTAACGTCACCAACGTTTATATCGACGAACGCCTCTCGGTTTCTCTCCCTGTTGATTTT GGAAGAAGGCGCAATGCTAGCCATTCCTCTCCTTCATGGCTTAGGCTTCACTTTGTGTCTGAGAGAAGTGAGGTTGGAGCTAGTGAATCAGATTCATATTGTATTTCAGATGCTGGCCTGACAGCTGTCGCTGATGGATTTAGCAAACTTGAGAAATTAAGCCTAATATGGTGCTCCAATGCAACAAGTGCAGGCCTCAGATCTTTAGCTGAGAAGTGTAGATTCTTGAAATCCTTGGATTTGCAG GGCTGCTATGTTGGAGATCAAGGTCTAGTGGCTATTGGCAAGTATTGCAAGCAACTTGAAGtattaaatttacgattttgtgAAGGTTTAACTGACACTGGTCTGGTTGAGTTAGCCCTTGGGTGTGGGAAGACTTTAAAATGGCTTGGTGTTGCTGCATGTGCTAAAATAACTGACATCTCATTAGAAGCCGTAGGCTCTCATTGCAGGTCTCTTGAAACCTTGTCATTAGATTCAGAATTTGTCCAGAACGAAGGGGTGCTTGCCGTTGCTAAAGGGTGCTCTCTTCTGAAAAATCTAAGTTTGCAGTGCATTAATGTCACTGATGAAGCTTTGACTGCTGTTGGTGTCTTTTGTTTGTCACTAGAGTCATTGGCGCTCTTTAGTTTCCAAAGATTTACCGATAA GAGTCTTTGTGCCATTGGGAAGGGATGTAAGAAGTTAAAGAGTCTAATGCTTAGTGATTGCTATTTCTTGAGTGACAAGGGATTAGAAGCAGTTGCAGCTGGTTGCTCTGAACTTGCACATCTTGAAGTTAATGGTTGCCACAATATTGGCACGTATGGGCTAGAAAGTATAGGAAGATCTTGCAT GCGCCTTAAGGAGTTAGCGTTGTTATACTGTCAAAAAGTAGGTGATGAAGCCTTATCTGAGATTGGTAAAGGTTGCAAATATTTGGAAGCTCTTCACTTAGTGGATTGCTCAATCATTGGGGATGATGCCATTTACAGCATAGCTACAGGTTGTAGGAATTTAAAAAGGCTTCATATACGCAGATGTTATGAG GTTGGGAGCATGGGGATTATAGCTGTTGGTAACAACTGTAAATACCTTACAGACCTTAGCATTCGGTTTTGCGACAG GGTAGGGGATGAAGCTCTGGTTGCTATTGGCCAAGGTTGTCCCTTTTTACGCCATTTAAATGTTAGCGGCTGTCACCAAATTGGAGATAATGGAATAATAGCAATTGCAAGAGGGTGCCCTCAGCTAAGTTATTTGGATGTCAGCGTTCTTCAG AATTTGAGGGACATAGCATTGGCAGAGGTAGGTGAAGGATGCCCATTGCTAAAAGATATAGTACTATCACATTGTCGTCAGATAACCGATGTGGGTCTAGACCATCTTGTTAAAAGATGCAAACTGCTGGAATCCTGCCACATGGTCTACTGCCCAGGAATTACTTCAGCTGGTGTAGCCACAGTGATTTCCGTCTGCACCAATATGAAGAAGGTTTTGATTGAGAAAGCCAAGGTCAGTGAGCGGACTCAAAGGCGGGCTGGATCTGTCATCTCCTACCTCTGTGTTGACTTGTAG